The following proteins are co-located in the Microcystis wesenbergii NRERC-220 genome:
- a CDS encoding ribose-phosphate pyrophosphokinase, producing MRHPMFPAASDSNRLRLFSGSANVSLAQEVARYLGMDVGPMIRKRFADGELYIQIQESIRGCDVYLIQPCCNPVNDHLMELLIMIDACRRASARQITAVIPYYGYARADRKTAGRESIAAKLVANLITEAGASRVLAMDLHSAQIQGYFDIPFDHVYGSPVVVDYLLSKQLPDIVVVSPDVGGVARARAFAKKLNDAPLAIIDKRRQTHNVAEVMNLIGDVKDKTAVLVDDMIDTAGTIAEGARLLKAKGARQVYACATHPVFSGPAIERLSSGIVEEVIVTNTIPVPQEHFFPPLKVLPVAPILGEAIWRIHEDNSVSNMFK from the coding sequence ATGCGACATCCGATGTTTCCCGCCGCGTCGGACAGCAATCGTCTTCGTCTCTTTTCGGGATCCGCTAATGTATCTCTTGCCCAAGAGGTGGCCCGTTATCTGGGTATGGATGTGGGTCCGATGATTCGTAAACGTTTCGCCGATGGTGAATTGTACATCCAGATTCAGGAATCGATCCGGGGCTGTGATGTCTATTTAATTCAACCCTGTTGCAATCCCGTCAACGATCATTTGATGGAATTGTTGATCATGATCGATGCCTGTCGTCGTGCTTCTGCCCGACAAATTACCGCCGTAATTCCCTATTATGGTTATGCTCGCGCCGATCGCAAAACCGCCGGCCGGGAATCGATCGCCGCTAAACTGGTGGCTAATCTGATCACGGAAGCGGGGGCAAGTCGCGTGCTGGCCATGGATTTGCATTCGGCCCAAATTCAAGGTTATTTCGATATTCCCTTCGATCACGTTTACGGTTCCCCAGTGGTGGTGGACTATCTTCTCAGTAAACAATTACCCGATATCGTCGTCGTCTCTCCCGATGTGGGTGGGGTGGCTAGGGCGCGGGCTTTTGCCAAAAAACTCAATGATGCGCCCCTAGCAATTATTGATAAACGCAGGCAAACCCATAATGTGGCGGAAGTGATGAACTTGATCGGCGATGTTAAGGATAAAACGGCGGTTTTAGTCGATGATATGATCGATACGGCCGGTACGATCGCCGAAGGGGCGCGGTTACTGAAAGCCAAGGGGGCGCGACAGGTTTATGCTTGTGCCACCCATCCGGTTTTTTCCGGTCCTGCGATCGAGCGTTTATCCAGTGGCATAGTCGAGGAAGTGATCGTTACTAACACGATTCCCGTGCCGCAAGAACATTTTTTCCCGCCACTGAAAGTCTTGCCGGTTGCCCCGATTCTGGGTGAGGCAATATGGCGCATCCATGAGGACAATTCCGTGAGTAATATGTTCAAATAG
- the typA gene encoding translational GTPase TypA — MSLPIRNVAIIAHVDHGKTTLVDALLKQSGIFREGEDVPTCVMDSNDLERERGITILAKNTAVRYQDTLINIVDTPGHADFGGEVERVLGMVDGCILIVDANEGPMPQTRFVLKKALEKGLRPIVVVNKIDRPNVDPNLAVDKVFDLFVELGADDDQCDFTTLFASGMQGFAKESLEDEDKDMQPLFEAILHHVPPPAGDVNKPLQLQVTTLDYSEYLGRIVIGRIHNGVIKAGQQAALVKDTGAVVKGKITKLLGFEGLKRVELNEASAGNIVAVAGFADANIGETVTLADDPQALPLIKVDEPTLQMTFSVNDSPFAGQEGTFVTSRQIRDRLMRELETNVALRVEESDSAEKFLVSGRGELHLGILIETMRREGYEFQVSQPQVIYREINGQPCEPYEYLVLDVPEEAVGSSIERLGQRKGEMQDMQTGSNGRTQLEFVIPARGLIGFRGEFIRLSRGEGIMNHSFLEYRPFSGELATRYNGVITAFEEGVATFYALKNAEDRGVFFITPGTKVYKNMIIGESNRPQDVEINICKTKQLTNHRSATGDELVQLQSPVDMSLERALEYIGPDELVEITPKSIRLRKLPVKKLAKR; from the coding sequence ATGTCTCTGCCTATCCGTAACGTTGCTATCATTGCTCACGTTGACCACGGGAAAACCACCCTCGTCGATGCACTCCTCAAACAGTCGGGAATCTTTCGAGAAGGGGAAGATGTACCCACCTGCGTCATGGATTCCAATGACCTCGAAAGAGAACGCGGTATCACCATTCTGGCCAAAAATACCGCCGTTCGTTACCAAGACACCCTGATTAACATCGTCGATACTCCCGGTCACGCCGACTTTGGTGGCGAAGTGGAACGGGTTTTAGGCATGGTGGACGGTTGTATCCTGATTGTCGATGCTAACGAGGGGCCGATGCCCCAAACCCGTTTTGTGCTGAAAAAAGCCCTAGAAAAGGGATTAAGACCGATTGTCGTGGTCAATAAAATCGATCGCCCTAACGTAGATCCTAACCTAGCCGTGGACAAAGTTTTCGATCTGTTTGTGGAACTGGGCGCCGATGACGACCAATGTGATTTTACTACTCTGTTCGCTTCCGGGATGCAAGGATTCGCCAAAGAAAGCCTCGAAGACGAAGACAAAGATATGCAGCCCCTGTTTGAGGCGATTTTACACCACGTTCCACCACCGGCCGGGGACGTTAACAAACCCCTACAGCTGCAAGTAACCACCCTCGATTACTCGGAATACTTAGGACGCATCGTTATCGGCCGCATCCATAACGGCGTAATTAAAGCTGGTCAACAGGCGGCTTTAGTAAAGGATACGGGCGCGGTTGTCAAGGGTAAAATAACAAAACTTCTTGGTTTTGAAGGCCTCAAACGGGTGGAACTAAACGAGGCCAGCGCCGGTAATATCGTTGCTGTGGCTGGTTTTGCCGACGCTAACATCGGGGAAACGGTAACTTTAGCCGATGACCCGCAAGCTTTACCCCTAATTAAAGTCGATGAACCGACCCTACAAATGACCTTCTCGGTGAACGATTCTCCCTTTGCCGGTCAGGAAGGCACTTTTGTCACCTCGCGGCAAATTCGCGATCGTCTAATGCGAGAATTAGAAACTAACGTCGCCCTGCGGGTGGAAGAAAGTGATTCTGCCGAGAAATTCCTGGTTTCGGGACGGGGGGAACTGCATTTAGGCATTCTCATCGAAACCATGCGTCGGGAAGGCTACGAATTCCAAGTATCGCAGCCGCAAGTTATCTATCGGGAAATTAACGGTCAACCCTGCGAACCCTACGAATACCTCGTTTTAGATGTACCCGAAGAAGCGGTGGGTTCCAGTATCGAACGTCTCGGCCAACGGAAAGGGGAAATGCAGGATATGCAGACGGGCAGCAATGGCCGCACTCAATTGGAATTCGTGATTCCGGCCCGGGGTTTAATCGGTTTCCGGGGCGAATTTATCCGTCTGAGTCGCGGTGAGGGGATTATGAACCATAGTTTCCTCGAATATCGTCCTTTCTCTGGGGAATTAGCCACCCGTTATAATGGCGTGATTACTGCCTTTGAGGAAGGAGTCGCCACTTTCTACGCCCTCAAAAACGCCGAGGACCGGGGGGTATTCTTTATTACTCCGGGGACAAAAGTGTATAAAAACATGATTATCGGCGAAAGCAACCGGCCCCAAGACGTGGAGATCAATATCTGCAAAACTAAACAGTTAACCAACCATCGTTCCGCCACCGGGGATGAATTGGTTCAGTTACAATCCCCCGTGGATATGAGTCTCGAACGCGCCCTCGAATACATCGGACCAGATGAGTTGGTGGAAATTACCCCGAAATCGATCCGTCTGCGTAAATTACCGGTGAAAAAGTTAGCCAAACGTTAA
- a CDS encoding DUF1997 domain-containing protein yields the protein MQRPPINSLALESVEVKEDNQFLGFQTHFAGAMDMYSNQDTVADYLRAHEGWFCRCAEPMKTLPFGDNGYIITIGKYGAFGYEVEPKIAVVLELPVNGVYHTRSVPIPDQPFLGYLVDYQAIMKLEEMPLSSPSREIEAIFRQQGRDIPAVITQITWELQMDVMVKFPKFIYKIPRSILQKTGDKLLTQIVRQVSPRLTYKVQEDFHSSFNLPLPPASSRLFYRLDSCEGGLLA from the coding sequence ATGCAGCGTCCCCCCATTAACTCCCTAGCTCTCGAATCTGTAGAAGTCAAAGAAGACAATCAATTTCTCGGTTTTCAAACCCATTTTGCCGGAGCCATGGATATGTATAGCAATCAGGACACGGTTGCCGATTATCTCCGCGCTCACGAAGGTTGGTTTTGTCGTTGTGCCGAACCGATGAAAACTCTGCCCTTCGGTGACAATGGTTATATTATCACCATCGGTAAATATGGTGCTTTTGGCTATGAAGTGGAGCCGAAAATCGCTGTGGTTCTGGAGCTGCCCGTCAATGGAGTCTATCATACTCGCAGTGTCCCCATTCCCGATCAACCGTTTTTGGGCTATCTAGTGGATTATCAGGCAATTATGAAACTAGAGGAAATGCCGCTATCTTCTCCTAGTCGGGAAATTGAGGCAATTTTTCGGCAACAGGGACGGGATATTCCGGCGGTTATCACCCAAATCACCTGGGAACTACAGATGGATGTTATGGTTAAGTTTCCCAAGTTTATTTATAAGATTCCCCGTTCAATTCTCCAAAAAACCGGTGATAAACTGTTGACGCAAATTGTTCGCCAAGTTTCCCCCCGCTTAACCTACAAAGTTCAAGAGGATTTTCACTCTAGCTTTAATTTACCCCTACCCCCTGCCTCCAGTCGTCTTTTCTACCGTCTCGACTCCTGCGAGGGTGGGTTGCTTGCATAG
- a CDS encoding SDR family oxidoreductase: MKAFVAGATGETGRRIVAQLVERQIPVRALVRNREKAAEILPAGVEIVVGDVQQADKLEALIADCSVLLCATGARPSFNPTEPLLVDYLGTKNLIDAAKKKGIEHFVLVTSLCVSNFFHPLNLFWLILFWKKQAEAYLINSGLTYTIVRPGGLKNEDNLNAIKMSSADTLSEGNIPRTKVASVCVESLFYPAANNKILEIVAPSDAPNLDWPQLFQSVT, translated from the coding sequence ATGAAAGCATTTGTAGCAGGAGCCACAGGGGAAACGGGACGGCGAATCGTTGCCCAATTAGTCGAACGTCAGATTCCCGTGCGCGCTTTGGTGAGAAACCGCGAGAAAGCGGCGGAGATTTTGCCAGCAGGGGTGGAAATCGTCGTCGGAGATGTCCAACAGGCCGATAAGTTAGAGGCACTAATCGCTGATTGTAGCGTTTTGCTATGCGCCACGGGAGCCAGACCGAGTTTTAATCCCACGGAACCTTTGTTAGTGGACTACTTGGGAACTAAAAATCTCATCGATGCCGCCAAAAAGAAAGGAATCGAACATTTTGTTCTGGTTACTTCCCTCTGTGTATCGAACTTTTTCCACCCCCTCAATCTCTTTTGGTTAATTTTATTCTGGAAAAAACAAGCGGAAGCCTATTTAATCAATAGTGGCTTAACCTACACGATCGTGCGACCCGGAGGCCTTAAAAATGAGGATAATCTTAATGCCATTAAAATGTCATCCGCCGATACCCTGTCTGAGGGCAATATTCCCCGCACGAAAGTGGCTTCCGTTTGCGTAGAATCCCTATTTTATCCAGCCGCTAACAATAAAATTCTCGAAATTGTTGCTCCCTCAGACGCACCCAATCTCGATTGGCCACAATTGTTTCAAAGTGTCACCTAA
- a CDS encoding NAD(P)H-quinone oxidoreductase subunit H: MAKIETRTEPMVLNMGPHHPSMHGVLRLIVTLDGEDVIDCEPVIGYLHRGMEKIAENRTNVMYVPYVSRWDYAAGMFNEAITVNAPEKLADIAVPKRAQYIRVIMLELNRIANHLLWLGPFMADVGAQTPFFYIFREREMIYDLWEAATGMRLINNNYFRIGGVAVDLPYGWVDKCEDFCDYFDPKVDEYEKLITNNPIFRRRIEGIGCITRDEAINWGLSGPMLRASGVKWDLRKVDHYECYDDFDWEVHWETAGDCFARYLVRIREMRESVKIIRQALKGLPGGPYENLEAKRMAEGKKSAWNDFDYQYIAKKVAPTFKIPKGEHYVRLESGKGELGIFIVGNDDVFPWRWKIRAADFNNLQILPHILKGVKVADIMAILGSIDIIMGSVDR; encoded by the coding sequence ATGGCAAAAATTGAAACGAGAACAGAACCCATGGTTTTAAACATGGGACCCCATCACCCGTCAATGCACGGAGTTTTACGCTTAATCGTCACCCTTGACGGGGAAGACGTGATTGACTGTGAACCCGTGATCGGTTATCTTCATCGGGGCATGGAAAAAATTGCCGAAAATCGCACTAATGTCATGTACGTTCCCTACGTTAGTCGTTGGGATTACGCCGCAGGGATGTTTAACGAGGCGATTACGGTCAATGCTCCCGAAAAATTAGCCGATATCGCCGTTCCCAAACGAGCGCAATATATCCGGGTGATTATGTTGGAACTCAACCGCATCGCTAACCATTTACTCTGGTTAGGCCCCTTTATGGCGGATGTAGGCGCACAAACTCCCTTTTTCTACATTTTCCGGGAACGGGAGATGATTTATGACCTCTGGGAAGCTGCCACGGGAATGCGGTTAATTAATAACAATTATTTCCGTATTGGTGGCGTGGCGGTGGATTTACCCTACGGATGGGTGGATAAGTGCGAGGATTTCTGTGACTATTTTGACCCAAAAGTGGACGAATACGAGAAATTAATCACTAATAACCCGATTTTCCGCCGTCGTATTGAAGGGATAGGCTGCATTACCAGAGACGAAGCGATTAACTGGGGTTTATCCGGTCCGATGTTACGCGCTTCCGGGGTGAAATGGGATTTAAGAAAAGTTGACCATTACGAGTGTTACGACGATTTTGACTGGGAAGTGCATTGGGAAACCGCCGGCGATTGTTTTGCTCGTTATCTGGTGCGGATTCGGGAAATGCGCGAATCGGTGAAAATTATCCGGCAAGCACTGAAAGGTTTACCCGGTGGTCCCTACGAAAATCTGGAAGCAAAACGGATGGCAGAAGGGAAAAAATCAGCTTGGAATGATTTTGACTATCAATATATCGCCAAAAAAGTCGCCCCCACTTTTAAGATTCCTAAAGGTGAACATTATGTGCGCTTGGAAAGTGGTAAAGGGGAATTAGGTATCTTTATCGTCGGTAATGATGATGTTTTCCCTTGGCGTTGGAAAATTCGGGCCGCCGATTTTAATAATCTTCAAATTCTGCCTCATATCCTCAAAGGGGTAAAAGTTGCCGATATTATGGCGATTTTAGGCAGTATTGATATTATTATGGGGTCAGTTGATCGCTAA